From the genome of Streptomyces sp. NBC_01260, one region includes:
- a CDS encoding MFS transporter, whose translation MAGYAISSYGTFLNMVALNLFVYETTGRALAMGLFMAVRLASGFVAGLTAGGLLTRFTAKSVMLWTNIAQASAMLLLVLAPDGLRTAALVAVSVAVGSCGTLFMVSLRSSIPEMVGEERRSWANSLSITGRSLAMVAGFASAGVVVSLVGYTAAFVVDTATFALCAVTVALLPIPGGGKGGSQEEPAAVPGAEAAAEATPARRRRSAALAALAAAPGLGLMVALRGVDALGSSSHNAALPVYSSELDASRPAVFVSAFWCLWALGNIVVQQLIQRHARRTGRSVGALGFGWGTCLMSGAFILAFAGFPLVATAAIALVAGAADGLTEVSYTSHLQTLPAGLRAHAFGLSATVENLGFGAGMILVAAVLDHYTPLTVVGWSHGAALVVAAVFLIRVAGLRKAPPGPSSP comes from the coding sequence GTGGCCGGCTACGCCATCTCTTCGTACGGCACCTTCCTGAATATGGTGGCGCTCAATCTGTTCGTCTATGAGACGACGGGCCGGGCTCTCGCCATGGGGTTGTTCATGGCGGTGCGGCTGGCGTCCGGATTTGTCGCCGGGCTGACGGCGGGGGGTCTGCTCACCCGTTTCACGGCGAAGAGCGTGATGCTCTGGACGAATATCGCGCAGGCGTCGGCGATGCTGCTGCTGGTCCTCGCGCCGGACGGGCTGCGGACGGCCGCGCTGGTCGCCGTGTCCGTCGCGGTCGGCTCCTGCGGGACCCTGTTCATGGTGTCCCTGCGCAGCTCCATTCCCGAGATGGTCGGCGAGGAGCGGCGCTCCTGGGCCAACTCTCTCTCCATCACCGGTCGTTCGCTGGCCATGGTGGCTGGTTTCGCATCGGCGGGCGTCGTCGTCTCGCTCGTCGGGTACACCGCCGCCTTCGTGGTGGACACGGCCACCTTCGCCCTCTGCGCGGTGACGGTGGCGCTGCTCCCCATCCCGGGCGGCGGCAAGGGCGGGAGCCAGGAGGAGCCGGCCGCGGTGCCCGGTGCGGAAGCGGCCGCGGAAGCCACGCCGGCCCGTCGGCGCAGGTCCGCCGCTCTCGCCGCCCTGGCCGCCGCGCCCGGTCTGGGTCTGATGGTGGCGCTGCGGGGCGTGGACGCGCTGGGCTCGTCCTCGCACAACGCGGCGCTGCCGGTGTACTCCAGCGAGCTCGACGCCTCGCGCCCCGCCGTGTTCGTCAGCGCCTTCTGGTGCCTGTGGGCGCTCGGCAACATCGTGGTGCAGCAGCTGATCCAGCGGCACGCGCGCCGCACCGGCCGGTCCGTCGGGGCGCTGGGCTTCGGCTGGGGCACCTGTCTCATGTCCGGGGCGTTCATCCTGGCCTTCGCCGGGTTCCCGCTGGTGGCCACGGCCGCGATCGCACTGGTCGCGGGGGCCGCCGACGGGCTCACGGAGGTGTCGTACACCTCGCATCTGCAGACCCTGCCGGCCGGGCTGCGCGCGCACGCCTTCGGGCTCTCCGCCACGGTGGAGAATCTCGGGTTCGGCGCCGGAATGATCCTGGTCGCGGCCGTGCTCGACCACTACACCCCGCTGACGGTCGTCGGCTGGTCCCACGGTGCCGCTCTCGTGGTCGCCGCGGTGTTCCTGATCCGGGTGGCCGGCCTCCGCAAGGCTCCGCCGGGCCCGTCGTCCCCGTGA
- a CDS encoding LuxR C-terminal-related transcriptional regulator — MKDDHSSPPACDCRESSADSSARADSAPEQPCESALAAYRRALVAGCLPRHEVAGCLRELHLMVADRGSPGFMIPVPPETASHAALAPLQEAILDRRRTLRATRAALSVFEALYADVHRTEQPALTRLSGEAVISKALDAAVGGCREQVRTAHPGGGRPAHVLQEALTRDLGNLRRGIRQRTIYQHTVRSDRTTLAYIEQVTAAGAEIRTLAEVVDRVIVFDRDLAFVPFSDEPHHALRVQHPSLVRFLVRGFDEAWARSVPVRPERAPLRTPVITSDLQRVILRAVVNGETDASIARRIGMSRRSVAEHMRKVSEQLGSTSRAQLGYLVATSGLLDG; from the coding sequence GTGAAGGACGATCATTCCAGCCCACCGGCATGCGATTGCCGCGAATCGTCGGCAGACAGCTCCGCACGGGCCGACTCCGCCCCGGAACAGCCCTGCGAGAGCGCGCTCGCGGCCTATCGGCGCGCACTGGTGGCGGGATGCCTTCCGCGGCACGAGGTGGCCGGCTGCCTGCGGGAGCTGCATCTGATGGTGGCCGACCGCGGCTCACCGGGATTCATGATCCCCGTACCGCCGGAGACGGCGTCCCACGCCGCGCTCGCCCCGCTCCAGGAGGCCATCCTCGACCGGCGCCGCACGCTGCGCGCCACCCGCGCCGCACTCTCCGTCTTCGAGGCCCTGTACGCGGATGTGCACCGCACCGAACAGCCCGCGCTCACCCGGCTGTCCGGGGAGGCCGTCATCAGCAAGGCGCTGGACGCGGCGGTGGGCGGCTGCCGGGAGCAGGTCCGCACCGCGCACCCCGGGGGCGGCCGTCCGGCACATGTGCTCCAGGAGGCGCTGACCCGGGACCTGGGCAACCTGCGGCGGGGAATCCGACAGCGGACGATCTATCAGCACACCGTCCGCTCGGACCGTACGACCCTCGCGTACATCGAGCAGGTGACCGCCGCGGGAGCGGAGATCAGGACGCTCGCCGAGGTGGTCGACCGGGTGATCGTGTTCGACCGGGATCTGGCGTTCGTCCCGTTCTCCGACGAGCCGCACCACGCCCTGCGCGTCCAGCACCCGTCACTGGTGCGGTTCCTGGTCCGCGGCTTCGACGAGGCATGGGCCCGCTCGGTGCCGGTCCGCCCGGAGCGGGCGCCGCTGCGCACCCCCGTCATCACGTCCGATCTGCAGCGCGTCATCCTGCGGGCGGTGGTCAACGGCGAGACGGACGCCTCGATAGCCCGGCGGATCGGGATGAGCCGCCGCAGCGTCGCCGAGCACATGCGGAAGGTCTCCGAACAGCTCGGCAGCACCAGCCGGGCCCAACTCGGCTACCTGGTCGCGACGTCGGGCCTGCTCGACGGCTGA